The following are encoded together in the Lactuca sativa cultivar Salinas chromosome 1, Lsat_Salinas_v11, whole genome shotgun sequence genome:
- the LOC111886078 gene encoding ubiquitin-like protein 5, whose amino-acid sequence MIEVVLNDRLGKKVRVKCNEDDTIGDLKKLVAAQTGTRADKIRIQKWYTIYKDHITLQDYEIHDGMGLELYYN is encoded by the coding sequence ATGATCGAGGTGGTGTTGAATGACAGATTGGGGAAGAAGGTTCGAGTGAAGTGCAACGAAGATGACACAATCGGCGACCTGAAGAAGCTTGTGGCAGCTCAGACGGGAACTCGCGCCGATAAGATCAGGATTCAGAAGTGGTACACTATCTATAAGGATCATATCACTCTCCAGGATTACGAGATTCACGATGGGATGGGGCTTGAGCTCTACTACAATTAA
- the LOC111886032 gene encoding GATA transcription factor 8 isoform X1: MHQLLALLIISVFNYNPFIIQDKSRMYTDADYYPQVYDDDDYLGDILNILDYPVETLEGDALVEDWAEKLGPIPSEVFREILPPPVGNVNGGGGSADSFPESYLLKDTKPHQPILYEEEDLTLKKSKPRSFEAPSPDSVLERRMSSSAGKTISFGTEIAIPVRTRTKRARSTLTENPWSKSTLPIPLQKVKEKKKRRNIGQQQNGNNENKKCSHCEITKTPQWREGPMGPKTLCNACGVRYRSGRLFPEYRPAASPSFVPALHSNSHRKVVEMRMKGGGVNDDYFKKKVWSSNLIDTS, encoded by the exons atgcATCAACTTTTGGCTCTTCTGATCATCTCTGTTTTCAATTATAATCCGTTTATCATCCAGGATAAGAGTAGAATGTATACGGATGCTGATTATTATCCTCAGgtgtatgatgatgatgattatttGGGTGACATTCTTAATATCTTGGATTACCCTGTTGAGACTTTGGAAGGAGACGCTCTTGTTGAAGATTGGGCGGAGAAACTTGGTCCTATCCCGTCGGAAGTTTTCAGAGAGATTCTCCCGCCGCCAGTCGGCAATGTCAATGGCGGTGGTGGCTCTGCAGATTCCTTCCCGGAAAGTTATCTTCTT AAAGACACAAAACCTCATCAGCCAATTCTTTATGAAGAAGAAGATCTAAccttaaaaaaatcaaaaccaaGATCCTTTGAAGCACCTAGCCCTGATTCAGTCCTTGAACGCAGAATGTCCAGCTCAGCAGGCAAAACAATCTCATTTGGAACCGAAATAGCAATTCCGGTCAGGACTCGAACGAAGCGGGCAAGGTCAACCCTGACCGAGaatccatggtcaaagtcaactctaccAATCCCTCTTCAAAAAGTCaaggaaaagaaaaagagaagaaatATTGGTCAACAACAAAATGGTAACAATGAAAACAAGAAATGCAGCCATTGTGAGATAACTAAAACCCCACAATGGAGAGAAGGCCCAATGGGCCCAAAAACACTTTGTAATGCATGTGGGGTCCGCTACAGATCCGGGCGGTTGTTCCCGGAGTACCGCCCGGCGGCTAGCCCAAGTTTTGTCCCGGCTTTGCATTCAAACTCTCACAGGAAGGTGGTGGAGATGAGAATGAAAGGAGGAGGAGTGAATGAtgattattttaaaaagaaagtGTGGAGCTCCAATTTAATAGACACTAGTTGA
- the LOC111886032 gene encoding GATA transcription factor 8 isoform X2 — MDAQDKSRMYTDADYYPQVYDDDDYLGDILNILDYPVETLEGDALVEDWAEKLGPIPSEVFREILPPPVGNVNGGGGSADSFPESYLLKDTKPHQPILYEEEDLTLKKSKPRSFEAPSPDSVLERRMSSSAGKTISFGTEIAIPVRTRTKRARSTLTENPWSKSTLPIPLQKVKEKKKRRNIGQQQNGNNENKKCSHCEITKTPQWREGPMGPKTLCNACGVRYRSGRLFPEYRPAASPSFVPALHSNSHRKVVEMRMKGGGVNDDYFKKKVWSSNLIDTS; from the exons ATGGACGCACAG GATAAGAGTAGAATGTATACGGATGCTGATTATTATCCTCAGgtgtatgatgatgatgattatttGGGTGACATTCTTAATATCTTGGATTACCCTGTTGAGACTTTGGAAGGAGACGCTCTTGTTGAAGATTGGGCGGAGAAACTTGGTCCTATCCCGTCGGAAGTTTTCAGAGAGATTCTCCCGCCGCCAGTCGGCAATGTCAATGGCGGTGGTGGCTCTGCAGATTCCTTCCCGGAAAGTTATCTTCTT AAAGACACAAAACCTCATCAGCCAATTCTTTATGAAGAAGAAGATCTAAccttaaaaaaatcaaaaccaaGATCCTTTGAAGCACCTAGCCCTGATTCAGTCCTTGAACGCAGAATGTCCAGCTCAGCAGGCAAAACAATCTCATTTGGAACCGAAATAGCAATTCCGGTCAGGACTCGAACGAAGCGGGCAAGGTCAACCCTGACCGAGaatccatggtcaaagtcaactctaccAATCCCTCTTCAAAAAGTCaaggaaaagaaaaagagaagaaatATTGGTCAACAACAAAATGGTAACAATGAAAACAAGAAATGCAGCCATTGTGAGATAACTAAAACCCCACAATGGAGAGAAGGCCCAATGGGCCCAAAAACACTTTGTAATGCATGTGGGGTCCGCTACAGATCCGGGCGGTTGTTCCCGGAGTACCGCCCGGCGGCTAGCCCAAGTTTTGTCCCGGCTTTGCATTCAAACTCTCACAGGAAGGTGGTGGAGATGAGAATGAAAGGAGGAGGAGTGAATGAtgattattttaaaaagaaagtGTGGAGCTCCAATTTAATAGACACTAGTTGA
- the LOC111886032 gene encoding GATA transcription factor 8 isoform X3, with protein sequence MDAQVYDDDDYLGDILNILDYPVETLEGDALVEDWAEKLGPIPSEVFREILPPPVGNVNGGGGSADSFPESYLLKDTKPHQPILYEEEDLTLKKSKPRSFEAPSPDSVLERRMSSSAGKTISFGTEIAIPVRTRTKRARSTLTENPWSKSTLPIPLQKVKEKKKRRNIGQQQNGNNENKKCSHCEITKTPQWREGPMGPKTLCNACGVRYRSGRLFPEYRPAASPSFVPALHSNSHRKVVEMRMKGGGVNDDYFKKKVWSSNLIDTS encoded by the exons ATGGACGCACAG gtgtatgatgatgatgattatttGGGTGACATTCTTAATATCTTGGATTACCCTGTTGAGACTTTGGAAGGAGACGCTCTTGTTGAAGATTGGGCGGAGAAACTTGGTCCTATCCCGTCGGAAGTTTTCAGAGAGATTCTCCCGCCGCCAGTCGGCAATGTCAATGGCGGTGGTGGCTCTGCAGATTCCTTCCCGGAAAGTTATCTTCTT AAAGACACAAAACCTCATCAGCCAATTCTTTATGAAGAAGAAGATCTAAccttaaaaaaatcaaaaccaaGATCCTTTGAAGCACCTAGCCCTGATTCAGTCCTTGAACGCAGAATGTCCAGCTCAGCAGGCAAAACAATCTCATTTGGAACCGAAATAGCAATTCCGGTCAGGACTCGAACGAAGCGGGCAAGGTCAACCCTGACCGAGaatccatggtcaaagtcaactctaccAATCCCTCTTCAAAAAGTCaaggaaaagaaaaagagaagaaatATTGGTCAACAACAAAATGGTAACAATGAAAACAAGAAATGCAGCCATTGTGAGATAACTAAAACCCCACAATGGAGAGAAGGCCCAATGGGCCCAAAAACACTTTGTAATGCATGTGGGGTCCGCTACAGATCCGGGCGGTTGTTCCCGGAGTACCGCCCGGCGGCTAGCCCAAGTTTTGTCCCGGCTTTGCATTCAAACTCTCACAGGAAGGTGGTGGAGATGAGAATGAAAGGAGGAGGAGTGAATGAtgattattttaaaaagaaagtGTGGAGCTCCAATTTAATAGACACTAGTTGA
- the LOC111886077 gene encoding uncharacterized protein LOC111886077: MFWHLTALSASSPIESILDKETFTLEELLDEEDVIQECKALNSRLINFLRDRVQVEQLLRYITEEPQADADSKRIFKFPFIACEIFTCEIDVIFKTLVEEEELMDLLFSFLEPTRSHSALLAGYFSKVVICLMLRKTVPLMNYVQAHQNVFQELVDLIGITSIMEVLVRLVGADDHMYPDSVDVMQWLTDSNLLEMIVDKLSPSSSPEVHSNAAETLCAITRNTSSPLATKLSTSSFVSRIFGHALELDDSHSKSGLVSSLSVCISLLDPKRSFPSPPFYSFRGHHVYESPIQVNQETVGAMLPQLSDLLKLLNVSLDEKVLPTTYGQLKPPLGKHRLKIVEFIAVLLKTGNEVAEKELISSGTIQRVLDLFFEYPFNNALHHHIESIIYSCLESTNNTVIDHLFQGCGLFAKILQTENNPFLSVELNQPTSLASGRNPLRVGNIGHITRIANKIMQLGNTDTRIQMHIQESSEWNEWQATALQDRNMVENVYRWACGRPTSIHDRNRDSDEDDIHHDRDYDVTALANNLSQAFRYNAYDNEEGEEGHGTLGRDDEEGYFDNESAEVVISSLRLGDDQGSNLFTNSNWFAFQDDKMGGDTTATSPEAMDEINLNGAATTNEDHDDVVVGADEDFLNTKNSNNAPTRSPNPFSEDYAENEEDLFADRPMPEWVGWEEPSNVEIPVPVPGSGVNPFEEDYNNTPDVDIPTLVETPTPTPTPTPVPSLFEEDVEFVGVELELDGSEKAMDKALKEGIVGEAGALKRKVVPGGPEKENVSDTKEFNDSNYWRVDQEIAVSE; this comes from the exons ATGTTTTGGCATCTTACAGCTCTCTCTGCTTCGTCACCG ATTGAGTCTATCTTGGACAAAGAAACTTTCACATTGGAAGAGCTCTTGGACGAGGAAGATGTCATCCAAGAATGCAAAGCTTTGAATAGTCGCCTCATCAACTT CTTGCGTGACAGAGTCCAAGTTGAACAATTACTTCGATATATCACAGAGGAGCCTCAAGCTGATGCTGATAGCAAACGAATTTTCAA GTTCCCTTTCATTGCTTGTGAGATCTTTACATGTGAAATTGATGTGATCTTCAAAACTTTAGTGGAAGAAGAAGAG CTAATGGATCTACTGTTCTCATTCCTGGAGCCAACCCGTTCCCATAGTGCCTTGTTGGCTGGGTACTTCAGCAAG GTTGTGATATGCCTCATGTTGCGGAAGACAGTTCCACTTATGAATTATGTTCAA GCGCATCAAAATGTTTTCCAAGAGCTAGTTGATTTGATTGGAATTACATCAATCATGGAG GTCTTGGTAAGACTTGTTGGAGCTGATGATCATATGTATCCTGATTCTGTGGATGTGATGCAATGGTTAACAGATAGCAATCTGTTGGAGATGATTGTGGATAAATTAAGTCCATCA AGTTCTCCTGAAGTACATTCAAATGCAGCAGAAACTTTATGTGCTATAACTAGAAACACATCATCTCCTCTTGCCACTAAACTTTCTACCTCAAG TTTTGTTTCAAGGATTTTTGGTCATGCATTGGAATTGGATGATTCACATTCAAAATCTGGACTTGTGAGCTCATTGTCTGTGTGTATATCTTTATTGGATCCAAAAAGATCATTTCCTTCACCTCCATTTTATTCTTTTCGTGGTCATCATGTATACGAATCACCTATTCAAGTCAATCAAGAAACTGTAGGAGCAATGTTGCCTCAACTCA GTGACTTGTTGAAGTTGTTAAACGTGTCACTAGATGAAAAAGTCTTGCCAACTACATATGGCCAGTTGAAGCCTCCTCTAGGAAAGCATCGGTTaaag ATTGTGGAGTTCATTGCAGTTTTATTGAAAACTGGAAATGAAGTTGCAGAAAAGGAGTTAATCAGCTCTGGAACCATACAAAGAGTTCTTGACCTTTTCTTTGA GTACCCTTTTAATAATGCTTTGCATCATCACATCGAGAGTATAATATATTCGTGTTTAGAAAGCACAAACAATACTGTAATTGATCATCTGTTTCAAGGATGTGGTTTGTTTGCCAAGATTCTTCAAACAGAAAATAATCCCTTCCTATCTGTAGAACTTAATCAG CCTACATCACTGGCTTCCGGAAGAAATCCACTCCGAGTTGGAAACATCGGACACATCACTCGCATTGCCAATAAAATCATGCAGTTGGGAAACACCGATACTCGCATTCAGATGCATATTCAG GAAAGTAGTGAATGGAATGAGTGGCAAGCTACAGCTCTACAGGATCGGAACATGGTTGAAAATGTTTACAGATGGGCTTGCGG gagGCCAACTTCAATTCATGATAGAAATAGGGATAGTGATGAAGATGACATTCATCATGATCGAGACTATGATGTTACTGCTTTAGCAAATAATTTAAGCCAAGCATTTAGATATAATGCATATGACAATGAGGAAGGTGAAGag GGTCATGGGACTCTCGGGCGTGATGATGAG GAGGGTTATTTTGACAATGAATCTGCTGAAGTTGTGATATCATCCTTGAGACTGGGTGATGACCAAGGGAG cAATCTGTTTACAAATTCAAATTGGTTTGCTTTCCAAGACGATAAAATGGGGGGAGACACAACCGCCACGTCACCAGAAGCAATGGACGAAATCAACTTAAACGGGGCGGCAACCACCAATGAGGATCACGACGACGTGGTGGTGGGGGCGGATGAAGATTTTCTCAATACCAAAAATTCCAATAATGCCCCTACCCGAAGCCCAAACCCATTCAGTGAAGACTATGCAGAAAACGAAGAAGATCTGTTTGCAGACAGACCCATGCCCGAATGGGTAGGATGGGAAGAGCCATCAAATGTTGAAATCCCGGTTCCGGTTCCTGGGTCCGGGGTCAACCCGTTTGAAGAAGATTACAATAATACCCCTGATGTTGACATTCCAACACTCGTAGAAACACCAACGccaacaccaacaccaacaccaGTGCCTTCGTTGTTTGAAGAAGATGTGGAGTTTGTAGGGGTAGAATTGGAATTGGACGGGTCGGAAAAGGCGATGGATAAGGCTCTCAAGGAAGGGATTGTGGGGGAGGCAGGGGCGTTGAAAAGGAAAGTCGTACCTGGTGGGCCCGAGAAAGAGAATGTTAGCGACACCAAGGAATTTAATGATAGTAATTATTGGAGGGTGGATCAAGAAATTGCTGTTTCTGAGTGA